DNA sequence from the Gouania willdenowi chromosome 21, fGouWil2.1, whole genome shotgun sequence genome:
AGCAGTATCATCCAAAGCCTCTTCTCTGAGGTCGTAATTATCCCACTCCAAAGTTGGTCCAGTGATTTCCCCATGAGACTTGATTATAAGATTTGAAACCTCACCTGAGGTAATGTTGGCCTTGCCGTTGTCCTCTTTAACCTTCGTTGTCTTATCCGTCAAAAAAGACTTCAGATCCTTTAACCCCGACTTCATTTCCTCCGCTTTCTGGATGAGGTGTGCTGTTCTCCCTGTGTCAACTAGCTTGTGGGGGGTTTGAAGTGGGATATCCAAGAGAAGCCTTTGGCACTCCTCAAATTTCTGTTTGAACTCCTCAGCAAGCTCAGTATTTTTAAACTTTGCAGCTAATTGTTCAAGATTACCATCTCCATCTGAAAAGTCATTGGCCAGCCACATCCATGCTTTGTCCGATCCTGCCAGGGATTTCAGATTCATAGTGGTGGTGATCAAGTGGTTGGCACACACCTTAAAAACTTGTTCTCTTCGCATGAGGACCCTTAACCGGCCGTTGCTGATGTTTTTAAGTAATTTAAGAATTCCCACTCCACGCTCCTTCCACTGACTGGTGTCGGCATCAAATCTGAATAGTTTGACACGTTGAGAATACAGAACTTGTTCATCTTCCTCACCCGTCACCAAATCTACTTTTTCGGGCATCTGGATTATGGGCTCAAACTGGATATCATCATTATCTTCAGTTTTATACATGTCATTGTCTTCCACTTCATTTGAGCTGGCTGTCTTGGAAGGAGTAGCCTGAAATGAGGAGAACACTTGCTCACCAGCCCTGGAGAAGCCCTGGAAATTGGGATCCTCTTGCCCAAACTGAAAGTCTCCTCCCGATGACAATGCCAAGTCTGCGAAACTAAATGAATCCGATTTTCCGGTAATCAATGGATTTTGATCTTGTCCGGCTTGTTCCTTTAACGGTTCAGACACATTTTGTTCTTCCTGGTGTTTGTCAGCTATGTTTTTAAGAAAACTGGAAGCTGACCCTGATGTCATCAGATTTTCAGTTGGTTTAGATTCTTTTGCAGGTTCCTGAATTCCAAACTTGAAGCCACTAGATGTATTGgggaaagagaaagaaaaaccagACGAAGTACTGCTACTTACTGCTGACTGAGGAGCCTCAAACTTGAAGGATGCCGGTGAACTTTCAACTTTGTTTTGACCAAATTGAAAAGGGCTGCCATCTCCAAAAGGAATTGTAAAACCTGCTGAAGGCTGCTGGCTTGATGAACTTTTCATTCCAAAGGTAAACTTTCCACTGGATGCTGAAGGGGCGGAGCTAGTTGTGTTGCCATCTCCAAAAGGAATTGTAAAACCTGCTGAAGGCTGCTGGCTTGATGAACtttttgtttcaaaggtaaaCTTGCCACTAGATGCTGAAGGGACGGAGCTAGTTGTGTCGCCATCTCCAAAAGGAATTGTAAAACCTGCTGAAGGCTGCTGGCTTGATGAACTTTTCGTTTCAAAGGTAAACTTGCCACTAGATGCTGAAGGGGCGGAGCTAGTCGTGTTTTTGGCATTGGGATTTGCCGTCTGACAAGCAACACATACATTAGCAGAGCCATTGTTTCTGACACAACATGTATCACAATCCCATTCTCCAgcctttatgccaaatttggcCTGTAAAGAGGGGCTTTTGCTTTGTGGTTGCACATCGGTTTTAGGTTCAGACACTGGTAGCAGATTGAACATTGATGCTGCTTCTTTTGTTGTGGCATCACTTGGTTTTGATGCAGTTTTAGGAGCTTTACAAGAAGAACAACTGTCAACAGAGGCCTCATTTTTAACAGAGCATGCATTACAGTCCCATTGCCCTGCTTTGCTGCCAAACTGCGCTCTAAAGCCACCAAATGCACTTGCACTATTGGCCCCAGAGTTCAAAGAGCTGTTGCCAAATGTAAATGATGAGGGCATAGAAGCTCCAAAAGTACTAAATCCAGTGAATGTAGAACCTGAACTACTTTGCTTTGGTGAATCTGTTCCAAATTTGAACGAAAACTGGCCAGGTTTAGTGTCACTGGTTGCTTGAGCGTTTGGTTGGGATGATGAGTTGGGATTGGGCGTTTGACAGGAAGCGCATTTGGTATCAGTGGGCTTATTTCTTACACAGCACACGTCGCACTCCCACTCCCCATCCTTTAGTGCAAATTTAGCCGCCAGCGAGTCAGAGACTTTTACAATAGTCTCTTTCTTTTCCTGCTGATTGATTGTTTCAGAGGATTTGCCGACTATCTTCTGAGCTTCCTCAAACTTAGCTTTAAACAGAGATGCTTCGTCAGCAGTTTTGAACCGGATTGCCAGCTGTTCAGTCTTTGGCTCTTCATCTGCATAATCAATGGCATTCCATACCCAGGATTTGTCAGATCCAGCATTTGGTTTAAGCAGCATTTCAGTGGTAATGTAGTGGTTTGCACAGATTTTAAGGACTTGTTCTCTCCTCATTAGGAGGCGGACCTTGCCTTTAGCGCAGTGTTTTAAGATCTTAACATTGCCAATGCCTCGCTCTTTCCATTCTTTTGTATCCACGTCAAACCGGAATAACTTTGCTCTGTTGCAAAAcatctcttcctcctcctcctcgcctGTTTTCACATCTACTTTATCAGGAAGAGGTACAATTGGTTCAAAGTGAGGCCCGTCTTCATCATCTTCAATGTGTGTGCTTTCATTTTCACTCTCTGCCGTTTTCTCTTGTTCTCCTGCAGGCTTTGCTACACCAAAACCTGGGGTGGTAATATCACCAAATTTAAATGGTTGATCTACCTTCGCAAACAGACCTCCAGAGGCGAGGGTTGGAGTAGGCTCAACAAATGAGAAGCTTTTACTGCCAAAAGTAAAAATGCCACCTTGGCTGGGAAGCTGCTCCTGAGCAGGTGGCTTTTCTGCAGCAGCATCGGTTTTAGTGGCAATATCTGATGTGAGCAGCCCAAGCAAACATTCACTGGGCTTGGCTTGGGAAGAGGTGAAGGTGAAATCTCCATCATTGGACTTGAAGTTAGAGTTGAATCTAAAAGCAGCTGAAGGTGTTGACTGGGCGATAGCCCCTGCACCAAAGCTAGGTACTCTCGGGACTTCGGCAGGTGCCTGTTGGCTGAAGGAGAGCTTTCCCAAATCTACAGGTTTCCCTTCAGTACTTTTTGCAGACTGAGTAGGGACTACAGATGGCTTGGTAAAGTAACCAGGCTCAGGCAAGGGAGGATTAGTAGTCTGCTGGTTAACATTCTGGCCATAATATTCTTCACTAAAAGGGGAAAGGAGGCTTGTAGCTGGTGATTCGAACCGAAGAGGGGCACCAAAGACTTGTTCTTGTGGTGGGTACATGCAGGCTGGGGCCGTTTGCTGTGGGGGCGTGTGAGTGGGTTGCTGGTAGGCGTACATATGTTGCTGTGGTGGCGGGGGCATACGGTTCACACCATAGACTGGACCCTATgcattgatgaaaaaaaagattgaaacaAAATACTTTACAAATGCCATTTCAGAAACTTTACCGACTTTTACCTTGGTGGGAGTCACATTTGCTGCGGGCCGCAAAAGATACTGAGAGTTATACCCTGGGGACTGGTTGTAGTACGCCGATGGGGTAGTGGTGGCAACtatggaaacaaaacaaaatgtatagttGTGGCATATTACCAAACACACAATATGTCCAGGttccatttattcagacaaatcgTTTTTAGGAAATGTACAAGttctttcataaggaaagcatcaaagcatctactgattgctttgatatgTCAACATAGGGGAAGATCAAAGCAATCCGTAGAtgtctctgaggaagactgatagTTGGCAGTCCAAAGTCACAAGCTCAAAGtagatttcaaagtaaatttcttgaaataagtttgtctgaataaattaaaccgcaacattatttcaaaaaagaagaaataaaatgaacttgctggaattaccaAAGTACCAatcaaagtatttttatttgttaatccAACTAACCCGTCAGTGGGGCCCCATGATAGGGCTGAACTGGGGTAAAAGACTCCTGCTGGCCTTCCGCTCCGTAGCTCTCCGCAAACATTTTATGATGAGGGGAGCTTGCCGTTGCCGAGTTGTGTTTTAGGTCATAGACCTCATTCTGCCAAACATATTCGAAGGGAATTTAATGCCATGTCCATataaatggaaaacaaaaacaatacaaaactgcatgcAATCTACCCAAAATgcaaagaaaatataaagataaagCACTGAAATCTGACCTTGAGGGCTTCGACCTGCTGGCATAGGATCTGAAGAAGGTTTTTCTGGTCTTCCACCCAATGAGGCAGTGTCTTGGGAGAAATCTGGGTAACAtagtttgataaacaaaataaacgtCTGATTGAGGAAAGAAGTCTTCTACAAATGTACCAAAAACCAAGGCCTACCAGTCTTTTAGAAGGAGAAACAACACTTTTATTTGGAGAGGGGGTGGAAAACTTAATGTGGGATATGGATGTACTGATTTCAGTCTGATGACCAGGACTTGAGTGGATAGGTCGTCTACGAGCCTCCTCCTTCTCATCCTCCTCATCCATGACCTCTCCTGTTTCTTCCAGCTGCTGGGTAACGTCATTCAAGAGGTCAACAACTTCCTCCATTGACACTGGAAGCTGAGTTATTTAGGATGGGGAAATAAAACAAGTCAGTGCTCATAAAGAAAGCTCATCAAATATTGTCAATACTTTAAAATTACAAGTCGATACAAAATGTAATGGGTTAACTTTTTGATTTAATTCTCACTTACCTTCTCAATGTCATCTGCATTTGCGTTGTAGATCTTGGACAGGTAGATCCTGAACTTTTTAAGAAAGGTGATGCATTTATCTTGGGTCTCTTCAACCCCACTGCTGGCCTCCTCGGCTAAACGCTGATAAATCTGTTGACAAATGACAGtatatagacaaaaaaaaaattacaggatgatggacctaaaaaaaaaaagttgagtcCAAAAACAACTTCAATTTCATCTACCAGAAACTGAAACCAAGGCCTCAGATGTTGAAGTGAAACCTTACCTGAGCTAAATGCCAAATGGATGACATGTTATTGACAGACTCCAGTGTCGCAATAGCTTCTTCAGTTCTGCCTTCGATGTCAAGAAAGACTGCATAGACTATTTTGGCTTTGTCTTCGAGTCCTTTCACAGTAGAAACCTGAAGCAGCAATAAAATCATTCATGATAAGCTATTTCTGATTTCATCCATTTTAGAAATGTTACTTCATACAGCAAAGGATTATAAGACAATAAATACAAGTACGACCAGTGTCTTCCATTACTCTAATATTGAAAGGAAAATCCAGGTTACATTGTCCATTATTTGTACTACAACGTAAAGCCATAAAAAAAGACGACTAACCTGAATATCCTTGGAAGGAAAGTGTATGAAGAGAGGGTCTAGGGGTTCGGGTATGTTACGCCTGTTTTTGATCTTCTCTAACATTGGGAGAACAACGTTCCAGTAGTGGACACTGCGGCCGATGTACTCCTTCTGATCGTAGTACGAGTTCACTCCGTCACCCTGAtgagttttacaaaaaaaacagaaactataaactGCCGTCCTCTGACATCTTAAAACACATGGCACTAAACAACAGAAGTGATGGGCATCTGTTTGGCAGATTGATATAAATacttctgagggctgcagatggaggatgcatcccatagtgagacatctcactcatgttactcatagaaccggggttatgtaaaaaTCCTAAAGTTTTATTGACGTAGattttaaatttatcatatcAGAGAGGATATGAACTGATATATGAatttggtgggtttttttttttttaacaaatgctTTGTCTAACAGGGAACTAGGGCTGCAAacttaatcaaattttaatcgtgatcacaattttggttgccacgattaaattaaccacgttggcaatatttacatttgaaatgTGAGCTCTGCTGCCTATCAAAATAAGGCACTCTCTCAACCATTAGTCAGAGTCAGCTTTGAGTAATTTGGTAGATTAATGAGAGCTGTGTGCTGTAATTGTTTCCAATGAGTTGCATTTCGTGAAAGCACTCtaaaagtgtatttattcagttaacccttggaacattttttatttttggtatcatttttattcaaatctTTTTGCATGGTTAACTGTTCATATATGTATGTCTTTTTAAagttgtgcaaaataaatacagatttttcccctaacatgataaataattgtgattataatcatgattacaatattgatcaaaataatcgtgactataattttggccataatcgtgcagccctacagTGAACACTGTTTTCTTACCGTCTGACTGAGACACTGGGCCCAGTGAACGACCAGTGCTGGTTGAAGCCCATGTTTCTCTCCAGCCCTTAAAGTGTTGAGTCCATGCTGGACAATCATCCGCAACTTGGCTGACATACCAGGACTATAGGaggacacaacacacacacacacacactagggtaAATACAAAGCACTTTAGGACTTTATGCAGCATAATTCACACTATTTCAAATATTCAAAACCATATCATGAAACAATTAAGAACATTCCAGCATTTCCAATACTGagataaaatttaaatatttctaGCATGTGCAGATTTTTTTTGCATATCAATTTTCCTTTAGTAACGAGTATTAAGTAAAATTCTTTACCTCgattttctttcaaaaagaTTAGCCTTTTCATCATTCAAGTCACTGTAAATAATTTGCAATATTGATATTGTCACTCGTATTGTATGAATGGTAGAGCATGGTGTAGAACAGATCTGCTCGGAGTATATCTTTGAAAAGGTTGGACTCACATTGGGATAAACTGCATTGGTTGGACAGTTAGGTCATGAAAATATTGGCgctgttacatttaaaaactcTTGCATGAAATTGGTATTGAACAGACTTTATTGGACTTAAAGATCTGAATTTCCAAGCTCAGAGTGTGACGGGGTATTAAAGACGTTTGGTTTATACTGACCTCCATGTGAATGTGAGACACTGAATCTCCCATAATATTACATTGCATTTTATGGGTTTGGGCGATGCAAAATAatctatacatttatatatacagtatttgtattGTCTGCGTTTGCtgtgaattgattttttgaGTCCTAATAAAggttttattgatatttttaatcagaattTTCGTCCTTCATACCAGTGCAATTCTGAGTATCCCAATATTACCCTGTCTAATATTTTAATGGGTTCCATTCCATTATCTTATGATCATCCAAGTCTGGGGAGGCAAAACCCTTAGCTGAGAAGCCCTGACTCAAGCTTTTTATGATTCACAAATATGACTGAAGTACACACTGTAAATTAGGTGAAATTGATGTTTACCCTTGAAAAAGCCAAAGCTGATCTCTTAGGGCCTATTCTACAAAGCTAGATCGTTATATCTtttacttggcaaataaaacatttttgattctgattcttaaaGTGAGCTCCAGGAACAAAACACGATTATTATGGAAACAAATTGGAACGATTAAATTACTATGTATatgatttttattaaatattatttctaAAAGTACAATTCTCCTAAAATGCTATTCTGGCCATGGCTTGTATACTTGTATTTATCGGTATtacatttgtttaatattttcctGAAGGTGAGCACTTGTATTTAACTAACAgtcttttatttaatcattctttttttacgttttagtgtttcttcttttcattcgaatttaaatttttttatctgATTCTGACTGACAGCAGCATGAAAAGCATTACACATTAAAAATTAAACCACTAGTATTAGTTCTAGTGTGTGCACCTTTTAGAACTCACATTGCTCGTTTGTGGATGAGGCTGTAGACTGCGTCCCACCATTCCCTCTGCCTGTCTGTGGTCAGGAGTcgaaggagaggaagaggaaggcaGCGAGGCTCATAGAGCTGCTGTTGCTGGTTCATACCAGAGCTGATCCTCGCCTTCTGCTGTAGCTGACAGTGGCTCCCAAACACCACGCCATGTAAAAACACCTGCAGAGTTTAAAAAGACGACCAGTTTTAAAGTTGATTCAAGTTTAtaggtgtgaaaaaaaaaaaaaaggaactgagttacaaaacaaacacttgAACAGTTATAGGACATAAAGCTTCCAAAAGGGTTGCAGAAAAAGATTTTCAGAAAGAGAAGgagaatataatttaagaggaaaactacatttcaagatgCAAGGAAGAGTATTACAATAagggggttaaattatggaactgcctaaagggcaaaataaaacaaagcagcaacataagccagtttaaaaagcttttttttttataaaacatatcattagtaagtataagaaagaggGCCAACAATTTTACCAAGGACTgcaataatatgtatataatggtatagaaatatttatgaatacttactcaataaacataataaactgtatgtattgtgatatactatattttgtatttttatattttaaaattaaattgattaaatTTGTATAGTAGTGTATATTAAAtagtaaaaatgtaatatgtaCATGCTAAGTACAGACAGGTATGTAgatatgtttaatgtgtatgtCTACACAATTATCCAAGTTTTGACACACTATTGTGccaaatatatattgaatgtgtattgtaaaaaacaggcttgttttgcattttgtgatGAGGTAGGACAGGTGTGTATAAGCTTTTGCTTCAAACTACGGTTGAATAGTTGGACATTGTTGTTTGTTCAGTTGTTTTTTCTAAGGACTGCCgaaataaatgcattaattaattcGATTACACAGCTTCTGTTCAGTTTTTTGGAAAATACCACTGAAATTATTCCTGCTGTCCAATTCAATGCAGTTCTCATTATACATGcagattaaaacaaaatgtaccTCCAAGTCCAGGAGACAAATAGACTCTGGTGCATTAGTGTCAAGTTTGGAAGTTTCCAACGTAAGGCGAGGAAAAAGCTGCTCCAACCAATCTCTGAGGGCCGGTTTCTGGTCCAGGAGTGTCCACTGAAGCCCCAACCAACTCAGATGTTGCAATTCACCTCCATGAAGCAGGATGGAGCCTTTAAAGGAAGGGACAGGGGTTAACTTGGTATATAGAACTTTAACTTACATTTCTTCCAGTATTTCATGCTTTGTACCATTGTCACATTTGGCCAGGTGAGAGAGCTCCGGACCCGTTGAGTTAAGGGAACGAATGTCGTCGTTGGCAATAAAGGATGTCCCTGATGAGACTTGGGATGGAAACAGGAGCTCAAAAAGGGAGTCTTGAGCGCTGCGGTTCCCAAAGGCTTCGACTACctacacacaaacaataaatacaggAGTTAGTGCatgttagggctgggtgatatgaaccaaaacttgTATCTCGGTATTTTGACGTCTGACCAGAAGCACTATTATGAGTTCATTTGATGATCCAAAtgcaacacaggcacatttctgtattatatttgtgcatttattgattgtataattatttatcttatttaattCTTTCTACTGTACTGTGtgtacttgtatttaatccttatataattaacagtcttttactaaattatgtacatttttctttcttttagtttcttctttttatttgtagtaTTACTTGAGCCTCTGTAATGCAAGTAATTTCccctcaaaatagaaaacttgatatatcttgaatctcaatatattgcccaggtctAGTCCATATAACCTCAAATTTTCTGCAttgcaatgtattttattacaaagaAGCTATCTTCATTTTTGCTATCACCTAAgaataatgtgtaaaaataacAAACCTCTCTGATTAAAGTGGTAGAATCTATGCTGAGGTTGAGCAACATGTGTCCAGCCTGACTTTGTCGGTCATTGGCCAGAAGCTCCAAAAGCTGTGGCGCCGACTGGTCACGTTTAGTCACTTTTGCTTTGGGTCTAGGAACCTGAggagtgaaaaagaaaaacagtatgttttaaaagtcaCTAGCCAAACGCTGTATGCAGAGAAAACGTTCATGTCCGCTACCTGATATGCCAGTAGGTAACACAGCGCTGCCAGATCAATGACTGCCCTCCAGGCCTCCTGGCGATCATGGGCCAGTCTTAACAACATGGTGGCAGCGTGAAGATAAAGTTGTCCTTTCATCTCAACGTAAACCTCAGAGAGATCATCTGCATGACGACCTGCTACGCTGCTCAGTTCCTGCATAGCTTGGTCAAAGCTAAAGACACACATTTTGATATAGAGGTTAGTATATAGATGTGCAGAAGAATTTCCTAttgaacaggggtgtcaaactcattttagttcaagggccagaTAAGGACCAGTTCAATTACAAGCGCGCCACAGGTTTTAGgtgagaaaacaaacaatttcaacaataatgtgcCAGAGTTTGACAAAGTATGAAAGGCATCGATAATatttaagcaataagtgacaaactTAAATgtcttttgatttattaatgttttgaccaatttttatttaaagagagataattttttgtaaaaatttgagaaaaactgcagTATTTTGGAAGACATTtcgagttctttcaacaaaaaCTTACAATTGAAATTtgttgattcatgttttctctgtcattttcacattCTCCTGCG
Encoded proteins:
- the ranbp2 gene encoding E3 SUMO-protein ligase RanBP2 isoform X1; its protein translation is MQRSKAEVDRYVSSVQSSSPSLKEKPIKGFLFAKLYFEAQEYDLAKRHVSDYLKVQERDPKAHKFLGQLYERDGDINKAVGCFKRSVDLNPAQRDLVLKVAELLVTKGECDSRAEFWVEKAAKLLPGNPAVFNLKERLLSRQGQQGWNRLFDLLQAELGARPADAHVNVKLVQLFCQDGRLDEAVKHCLATEKRGVLRCSLDWYTVVVKTLKNYLAQTSVSSNEKMCRRLHRELLLAHCNLLRITLSESSMQPSRDALAGFDQAMQELSSVAGRHADDLSEVYVEMKGQLYLHAATMLLRLAHDRQEAWRAVIDLAALCYLLAYQVPRPKAKVTKRDQSAPQLLELLANDRQSQAGHMLLNLSIDSTTLIREVVEAFGNRSAQDSLFELLFPSQVSSGTSFIANDDIRSLNSTGPELSHLAKCDNGSILLHGGELQHLSWLGLQWTLLDQKPALRDWLEQLFPRLTLETSKLDTNAPESICLLDLEVFLHGVVFGSHCQLQQKARISSGMNQQQQLYEPRCLPLPLLRLLTTDRQREWWDAVYSLIHKRAIPGMSAKLRMIVQHGLNTLRAGEKHGLQPALVVHWAQCLSQTGDGVNSYYDQKEYIGRSVHYWNVVLPMLEKIKNRRNIPEPLDPLFIHFPSKDIQVSTVKGLEDKAKIVYAVFLDIEGRTEEAIATLESVNNMSSIWHLAQIYQRLAEEASSGVEETQDKCITFLKKFRIYLSKIYNANADDIEKLPVSMEEVVDLLNDVTQQLEETGEVMDEEDEKEEARRRPIHSSPGHQTEISTSISHIKFSTPSPNKSVVSPSKRLISPKTLPHWVEDQKNLLQILCQQVEALKNEVYDLKHNSATASSPHHKMFAESYGAEGQQESFTPVQPYHGAPLTVATTTPSAYYNQSPGYNSQYLLRPAANVTPTKGPVYGVNRMPPPPQQHMYAYQQPTHTPPQQTAPACMYPPQEQVFGAPLRFESPATSLLSPFSEEYYGQNVNQQTTNPPLPEPGYFTKPSVVPTQSAKSTEGKPVDLGKLSFSQQAPAEVPRVPSFGAGAIAQSTPSAAFRFNSNFKSNDGDFTFTSSQAKPSECLLGLLTSDIATKTDAAAEKPPAQEQLPSQGGIFTFGSKSFSFVEPTPTLASGGLFAKVDQPFKFGDITTPGFGVAKPAGEQEKTAESENESTHIEDDEDGPHFEPIVPLPDKVDVKTGEEEEEEMFCNRAKLFRFDVDTKEWKERGIGNVKILKHCAKGKVRLLMRREQVLKICANHYITTEMLLKPNAGSDKSWVWNAIDYADEEPKTEQLAIRFKTADEASLFKAKFEEAQKIVGKSSETINQQEKKETIVKVSDSLAAKFALKDGEWECDVCCVRNKPTDTKCASCQTPNPNSSSQPNAQATSDTKPGQFSFKFGTDSPKQSSSGSTFTGFSTFGASMPSSFTFGNSSLNSGANSASAFGGFRAQFGSKAGQWDCNACSVKNEASVDSCSSCKAPKTASKPSDATTKEAASMFNLLPVSEPKTDVQPQSKSPSLQAKFGIKAGEWDCDTCCVRNNGSANVCVACQTANPNAKNTTSSAPSASSGKFTFETKSSSSQQPSAGFTIPFGDGDTTSSVPSASSGKFTFETKSSSSQQPSAGFTIPFGDGNTTSSAPSASSGKFTFGMKSSSSQQPSAGFTIPFGDGSPFQFGQNKVESSPASFKFEAPQSAVSSSTSSGFSFSFPNTSSGFKFGIQEPAKESKPTENLMTSGSASSFLKNIADKHQEEQNVSEPLKEQAGQDQNPLITGKSDSFSFADLALSSGGDFQFGQEDPNFQGFSRAGEQVFSSFQATPSKTASSNEVEDNDMYKTEDNDDIQFEPIIQMPEKVDLVTGEEDEQVLYSQRVKLFRFDADTSQWKERGVGILKLLKNISNGRLRVLMRREQVFKVCANHLITTTMNLKSLAGSDKAWMWLANDFSDGDGNLEQLAAKFKNTELAEEFKQKFEECQRLLLDIPLQTPHKLVDTGRTAHLIQKAEEMKSGLKDLKSFLTDKTTKVKEDNGKANITSGEVSNLIIKSHGEITGPTLEWDNYDLREEALDDTADSSVYASPLASSPLRKNLFRFGESASGFSFNFQPGISPAKSPAKLNLSRASVGTDDEQDATQDEERDGQYFEPVIPLPDLVKISTGEENELVVFSYRAKLYRFDKELGQWKERGIGDLKILQNYDTKRIRLIMRRDQVLKICANHWISSAMKLEPMKGAEKAWVWSAMDFAEEGEGTIEQLAVRFKLQETANAFKEIFDEARTAQEEDRLMTPMTSGTVAPQDCSVTNSAEIAPTVCGKAAIAVFEETTKEHTELLPDVGPSTPRSVSPVHPSKTVVSPPKFVFGTDRIQKIFGSPQSDSKGEKTASSLKTKDSMKTSLSSSAVFKIPEKGLDFRLFKDNPMAFWTSTSTTQFEPQASPQAEDGSAGADEDCGVEVVYVKEPTAEQAALAKKLLLPLTFFCYQNEPGYTCDDQTDDEDYESAVKALNGKLYPDPPERKAAACVDEPDCQVVWEKKPTPEEKEKAKSLKLPPTFFCGLSTADGDSDHDKLEDFETEVLKAQKDLVAQFNPTNQSSSDCAEAEEQPSIEDFETEVLKAQQDLVAQFNPTIHPSSDCAEAAELQRIEDFETEVHKAQRNLVMQFNKSADAPVKPPSEPSCDRTEAAGSTSTPKGQKTPEQKGESGVQSSSSAPIDLSTKKIPESDVTHDAAAHTTTTTEKESSMFGFNSVGGFSFADLANNTKSYAFGTEADSNFSWANAGATLFGAAAASTEDNEEGSDAEENNVDIHFEPIVSLPEVETKSGEEDEEILFKERTKLFRWDRDLGQWKERGIGDIKILFHPAKHFYRILMRRDQVFRVCANHTISPGIELKAMDASTNSLVWTATDYSDGDGVVEQLAARFKTPEIAESFKKTFNDCQSRMSQMSGDASGVCTPQISRVQEHSRDSNPKVFLEVSADKEPLGTIIVQLFSHVTPKTAENFRALCTGEKGFGLQGSIFHRVIPDFMCQGGDITNSDGTGGKSIYGTKFEDENFDVRHTGPGILSMANRGRDTNNSQFFITLKKAEHLDFKHVAFGYVQDGMEVVQQMGALGTKKGSPTKKLVITACGQL